The following proteins come from a genomic window of Mycolicibacterium rufum:
- a CDS encoding GntP family permease: protein MSPTALTWLAADTELPEPVASGWQLVIAALAGIAVIVVLITVFKLHPFLSLIFGALTVGIVAGMNIGDVLESFSDGFGTTAAGVGILIALGAMFAKLLADSGGADEIVDTIVGRSSPRTLPWAMALVGSIIGLPMFFEIGVVLLMPVIYLVAKRSGQSLITIGIPALAGLSAMHGLVPPHPGPLTAIDLLGADLGITLALGVAVAIPTVIVAGPLFGKLAGRWVVIDIPDRFNADDLGSGTTGGGAGTGGPGGGAVGVQTVAQRTRPSFGITIFSVLLPVGLMMGKALVDIFIDDENNLVRQTFDILGRPLMALLIAVIVGIFTLGRGAAMTRDQIVKCIESALPPVAGIILIVAAGGGFKQLLVDTGIGTLLADWAKGANVSVILLAWVIAVLIRLATGSATVATITASSLMLGLVDGLSTGQVSLVVLAVGAGSLFFSHVNDAGFWLIKEFFGMSVGQTIKSWSIMETVLSVTGLVLVLLLGIFI, encoded by the coding sequence ATGAGTCCCACCGCACTCACATGGCTGGCGGCCGACACTGAGTTACCCGAACCCGTGGCCTCGGGCTGGCAGCTGGTCATCGCCGCGCTGGCCGGCATCGCGGTGATCGTCGTGCTGATCACCGTCTTCAAGCTGCATCCGTTCCTGTCTCTGATCTTCGGCGCACTGACCGTCGGGATCGTCGCAGGCATGAACATCGGTGACGTCCTCGAGTCCTTCTCCGACGGGTTCGGCACCACCGCCGCGGGTGTCGGCATCCTGATCGCGCTGGGCGCGATGTTCGCCAAACTCCTGGCCGACTCCGGTGGCGCCGACGAGATCGTCGACACCATCGTCGGACGGTCCTCACCGCGCACGCTGCCCTGGGCGATGGCCCTGGTCGGCTCGATCATCGGTCTGCCGATGTTCTTCGAGATCGGAGTCGTGCTGCTGATGCCGGTCATCTACCTGGTGGCCAAGCGCTCGGGTCAGTCCCTGATCACCATCGGAATCCCCGCGCTGGCAGGCCTTTCCGCGATGCACGGGCTGGTGCCGCCGCATCCCGGACCGCTGACCGCGATTGATCTGCTCGGCGCCGATCTGGGGATCACGCTGGCGCTGGGCGTGGCGGTCGCCATCCCGACGGTCATCGTCGCGGGCCCGCTGTTCGGCAAGCTAGCCGGCCGGTGGGTCGTCATCGACATCCCGGACCGCTTCAACGCCGACGATCTGGGGAGCGGCACCACCGGCGGTGGCGCGGGCACCGGTGGACCCGGCGGCGGCGCCGTCGGCGTGCAGACGGTCGCGCAGCGCACCCGGCCCAGCTTCGGCATCACGATCTTCTCGGTGCTCCTGCCCGTCGGGCTGATGATGGGCAAGGCGCTGGTCGACATCTTCATCGACGACGAGAACAACCTGGTGCGCCAGACGTTCGACATCCTGGGCCGGCCGCTGATGGCGCTGCTGATCGCGGTCATCGTCGGCATCTTCACCCTCGGCCGCGGCGCCGCGATGACCCGCGACCAGATCGTGAAGTGCATCGAGTCGGCGCTGCCGCCGGTCGCCGGCATCATCCTGATCGTCGCCGCGGGCGGCGGGTTCAAGCAGTTGCTCGTCGACACCGGCATCGGCACGCTGCTCGCGGACTGGGCCAAGGGCGCCAACGTGTCGGTGATCCTGCTGGCGTGGGTGATCGCCGTGCTGATCCGGCTGGCCACCGGGTCGGCGACCGTCGCGACCATCACCGCGTCGTCGCTGATGCTGGGGCTGGTGGACGGCCTCAGCACCGGTCAGGTGTCCCTGGTCGTGCTCGCGGTCGGCGCCGGGTCGCTGTTCTTCTCCCACGTCAACGACGCCGGCTTCTGGCTCATCAAGGAGTTCTTCGGGATGAGCGTGGGGCAGACCATCAAGAGCTGGTCGATCATGGAGACGGTGCTGTCGGTGACCGGCCTGGTGCTCGTGCTGCTGCTCGGGATCTTCATCTGA
- a CDS encoding carboxylesterase/lipase family protein — protein MHEHTVRVKTASGVVEGFTRDGVHRWRSIPYAKPPVGALRYRAPQPVRPWSGVRHCHGYGYCAPQQRMYTILRPGKYQPMSEDCLTLNVVTPARPQTDRLPVMVFIHGGGYMLGSSATPIYDGAALARKGCVYVSVNYRLGPLGCLELSSLSTPDTPIDDNLFLRDLVMALRWVRENAAVFGGDPDNVTIFGESAGAHAVGTLLATPDADGLFARAIAQSPSSGMTRGADIAEEYAQRFARRLGAGERDAAEVLMRARPADLVDALEQLIIEGQRDMLGAFAIGPTYGTEYLPLEPVEAMRRGSAHRVPLIVGTNADEGRLFTRFLKLLPTTETAIERLFSQAEPGERERILAAYPGYPNAAACVRLGGDFIFGSAMWQIAQAHSRHAPTHVYRYDYATRALHLSGLGATHAMELLAVFDVYRSRFGRLLAAGVDARTAGKVSDDIQARWLAFAAEGVPGEDWPRYDHDERPVMVLDRRRRVEYDPHAERRQAWETFSLASR, from the coding sequence ATGCATGAGCACACCGTGCGGGTGAAGACCGCATCCGGCGTCGTCGAGGGCTTCACCCGGGACGGCGTCCACCGCTGGCGGTCGATCCCGTATGCCAAGCCGCCGGTCGGCGCGTTGCGTTACCGGGCGCCGCAGCCCGTACGGCCCTGGTCCGGGGTGCGGCACTGCCACGGATACGGGTACTGCGCGCCCCAGCAGCGGATGTACACGATCCTGCGGCCGGGCAAATACCAGCCGATGAGCGAGGACTGCCTCACGCTCAACGTCGTCACGCCGGCCCGGCCGCAGACCGACCGGCTGCCGGTGATGGTGTTCATCCACGGCGGCGGCTACATGCTGGGCAGTTCGGCCACCCCCATCTACGACGGGGCCGCACTGGCCCGCAAGGGATGCGTCTACGTCTCGGTCAACTACCGACTCGGGCCGCTGGGATGCCTGGAGCTGTCGTCGCTGTCCACCCCGGACACCCCGATCGACGACAACCTGTTCCTGCGCGACCTGGTGATGGCGTTGCGCTGGGTGCGGGAGAACGCCGCCGTGTTCGGCGGTGATCCGGACAACGTGACGATCTTCGGCGAGAGCGCCGGCGCGCACGCCGTGGGCACCCTGCTGGCCACACCGGACGCCGACGGGCTGTTCGCCCGGGCCATCGCCCAGAGCCCCAGCAGCGGGATGACCCGCGGCGCCGACATCGCGGAGGAGTACGCCCAGCGGTTCGCCCGCCGGCTCGGGGCCGGCGAGCGCGACGCCGCCGAGGTGCTGATGCGCGCCCGCCCCGCCGATCTGGTCGACGCGCTGGAGCAGCTGATTATCGAGGGACAGCGAGACATGTTGGGCGCCTTCGCCATCGGCCCCACCTACGGAACCGAGTACCTGCCGCTGGAGCCGGTCGAGGCCATGCGCCGGGGCAGCGCGCACCGCGTGCCCCTGATCGTCGGCACGAACGCCGACGAGGGCCGGCTGTTCACCCGCTTCCTCAAACTGCTGCCGACCACCGAGACCGCCATCGAGCGGTTGTTCTCCCAAGCCGAGCCGGGCGAACGGGAGCGCATCCTGGCGGCGTATCCGGGTTACCCGAACGCGGCGGCGTGCGTGCGGCTCGGCGGCGACTTCATCTTCGGGTCGGCGATGTGGCAGATCGCGCAGGCGCACAGCCGCCACGCTCCGACCCACGTGTACCGCTACGACTACGCGACCCGGGCGCTGCACCTGTCGGGCCTGGGCGCGACGCACGCCATGGAACTGCTCGCGGTGTTCGACGTCTACCGCTCGCGGTTCGGCAGGCTGCTCGCCGCCGGCGTGGACGCCCGGACGGCCGGCAAGGTCAGCGACGACATCCAGGCGCGGTGGCTCGCGTTCGCCGCGGAGGGGGTGCCGGGCGAGGACTGGCCCCGCTACGACCACGACGAGCGGCCCGTGATGGTGCTCGACCGGCGGCGCCGGGTGGAGTACGACCCGCACGCGGAACGCCGCCAGGCCTGGGAGACGTTCTCCCTCGCTTCCCGGTGA
- a CDS encoding FadR/GntR family transcriptional regulator, which produces MAVTSSGALHGSVLTALGTAIVSGEYPEGEVITLDGVSARHRVSRSVAREAIRVLESMGMVASRRRVGITIQPSHKWNVFDPRLIRWRLDSDDRAAQLASLSELRRGFEPEAAALAARRADPHQCRILAAAVSDMVVHGRTGDLESYLLADKIFHRTLLEASGNEMFRALNDVVAEVLSGRTHHGMMPDRPNPAAIALHDEVARAIRLGDADAAERAMRAIIDEAASAVAEGD; this is translated from the coding sequence ATGGCAGTGACCTCCAGCGGAGCGCTGCACGGCAGCGTGCTCACCGCTCTGGGCACCGCGATCGTGTCCGGCGAATACCCCGAGGGCGAGGTCATCACCCTGGACGGGGTCAGCGCGCGGCACCGGGTGTCGCGCAGCGTCGCGCGTGAGGCGATCCGCGTGCTGGAGTCGATGGGTATGGTGGCCTCCCGCCGCCGCGTCGGTATCACCATCCAACCGTCACACAAATGGAATGTGTTCGACCCCAGGCTGATTCGCTGGCGGCTCGACTCCGATGACCGTGCGGCGCAACTGGCGTCGCTGTCGGAACTGCGCCGTGGCTTCGAACCGGAGGCCGCCGCGCTCGCCGCGCGCCGCGCCGACCCTCACCAGTGCCGGATCCTCGCGGCCGCCGTCTCGGACATGGTGGTACACGGACGCACCGGCGACCTCGAGTCCTACCTGTTGGCGGACAAGATCTTTCATCGAACACTGCTGGAAGCCAGCGGCAACGAGATGTTCCGTGCCCTCAACGACGTGGTCGCCGAGGTGCTGTCGGGCCGCACCCATCACGGCATGATGCCGGACCGGCCGAATCCGGCGGCCATCGCGCTGCACGATGAGGTGGCCCGCGCCATCCGGCTGGGCGACGCGGACGCCGCCGAGCGGGCGATGCGCGCCATCATCGACGAGGCGGCTTCAGCGGTGGCGGAAGGGGATTGA
- a CDS encoding DUF4333 domain-containing protein, with protein MARLISSVAGLAVTCAALASCSSPVSSDAVPAVAPDDLQADIAQRLAAAGQKPQSVTCKDPLVGEVGQSARCDVVLSATNSFEPIVTVTDIDGGSIVYEMVPALSREQLEQAVARLAADDSAAPDSVTCPSGLLGQPGVTARCDVMTGGVTLRRTAEVTGVDGLTMNFDLVPLLTKAEVENSLLDELATHLGKRPDAAVCGGDLEGRVGNTVDCTVTAGPERAELTLTVTTVDGAKIDYTYAPRR; from the coding sequence ATGGCGAGGCTGATCAGTTCGGTTGCCGGACTGGCAGTCACCTGTGCCGCGCTGGCGTCGTGCAGCTCGCCGGTGAGCTCCGACGCGGTTCCCGCCGTGGCTCCCGATGACCTGCAGGCCGACATCGCCCAGCGGCTGGCCGCCGCCGGGCAGAAGCCCCAGTCGGTCACCTGCAAGGATCCTCTGGTCGGGGAGGTCGGTCAGTCGGCGCGCTGCGATGTGGTGCTCAGCGCCACCAACAGTTTCGAGCCGATCGTCACCGTCACCGACATCGACGGTGGCTCGATCGTCTACGAGATGGTCCCGGCGCTGTCCCGCGAACAACTCGAACAGGCGGTGGCGCGGTTGGCGGCCGACGACAGCGCGGCGCCGGACAGCGTGACGTGTCCGTCGGGCCTGCTGGGCCAACCGGGTGTGACGGCCCGGTGTGACGTCATGACCGGCGGCGTCACCCTGCGGCGCACCGCTGAGGTGACCGGTGTCGACGGGCTGACCATGAACTTCGACCTCGTGCCGCTGTTGACCAAGGCCGAGGTGGAGAACTCGCTGCTCGACGAGCTCGCCACCCACCTGGGCAAGCGGCCGGACGCCGCGGTGTGCGGCGGCGACCTCGAAGGGCGGGTCGGCAACACCGTGGACTGCACGGTGACGGCCGGCCCGGAACGCGCGGAGCTGACCCTCACGGTGACGACGGTCGACGGAGCGAAGATCGACTACACCTACGCGCCGCGTCGGTGA
- a CDS encoding RDD family protein, which translates to MTSDYPPQSGQYGYPGGYTPPGAGGQPGGLGLRFGARIIDGLIVGIVGGIIVYVIGAASNVWITGLFTGALTFGYYVAFEVTQGWTPGKKILGLSVRGPGGAAKPTAAQSAIRNSWTLLPIIPFIGGLLGVIAIVVIAVTINASPTKQGKHDELAGGTQVVKV; encoded by the coding sequence ATGACCAGCGATTACCCACCTCAATCCGGCCAGTACGGGTATCCGGGCGGCTATACACCGCCGGGTGCCGGCGGGCAACCGGGCGGCCTGGGACTGCGGTTCGGCGCCCGGATCATCGACGGTCTGATCGTCGGCATCGTCGGCGGCATCATCGTCTACGTGATCGGGGCCGCGTCGAACGTCTGGATCACCGGGCTGTTCACCGGGGCGCTGACCTTCGGCTACTACGTCGCCTTCGAGGTGACGCAGGGGTGGACGCCGGGCAAGAAGATCCTCGGGTTGAGCGTGCGCGGACCGGGCGGGGCGGCCAAGCCGACCGCCGCCCAGTCCGCGATCCGCAACTCGTGGACGCTGCTGCCGATCATCCCGTTCATCGGCGGGCTGCTCGGTGTCATCGCGATCGTGGTGATCGCGGTGACGATCAACGCGAGCCCCACCAAACAGGGCAAGCACGACGAGCTCGCCGGGGGAACGCAGGTCGTCAAGGTCTGA
- a CDS encoding YnfA family protein yields the protein MIAKSALLFVLAAVLEIGGAWLVWQGIREHRGWLWAGAGVLALGAYGFVAAFQPDAHFGRVLAAYGGVFIAGSLLWGMAADGFRPDRWDIAGALVALVGVALIMYGPR from the coding sequence GTGATCGCCAAATCCGCCCTGCTGTTCGTGCTGGCCGCAGTCCTGGAGATCGGGGGAGCGTGGCTGGTGTGGCAGGGGATCCGGGAGCACCGCGGTTGGCTGTGGGCGGGCGCCGGGGTGCTCGCGTTGGGGGCCTACGGTTTCGTCGCCGCGTTCCAGCCCGACGCGCACTTCGGCAGGGTGCTGGCGGCTTACGGCGGTGTGTTCATCGCCGGCTCGCTGCTGTGGGGGATGGCCGCCGACGGGTTCCGGCCCGACCGGTGGGACATCGCGGGCGCGCTGGTGGCGCTGGTCGGGGTCGCGCTGATCATGTACGGCCCCCGCTGA
- a CDS encoding DoxX family protein: protein MLIRRVARPMLSAVFISRGIEALRSPKPAADATRNTLEGLSKLPDPVGTNVPSNAETVARVNAAVQIGGGLLLATGKLPRVASAALALTVVPGSLGGHNFWNENDPQRKADERRAFVTDISLIGGLIIAAVDTEGKPSLGWRGRRAARKVSEAVTAALPVGAAAGGSLADSEFAEKVGHGLQVGAERGRELAHIARERGGEFAEVASERGGKLAELARERGGEFAELARERGGELAVVARQRGEEFADVARDRAPELADAARERALKSAELARARAAELADTVGSEAKKGRKRWS, encoded by the coding sequence ATGTTGATCCGTCGTGTCGCGCGTCCCATGCTGTCCGCCGTGTTCATCTCCCGTGGGATCGAGGCGCTGCGCAGCCCGAAACCCGCCGCCGATGCCACCCGGAACACCCTCGAGGGCCTCAGCAAGCTGCCCGATCCGGTCGGCACCAACGTGCCGTCCAACGCCGAGACGGTGGCCCGCGTCAACGCGGCCGTGCAGATCGGTGGCGGACTCCTGCTCGCCACCGGCAAGCTGCCGCGGGTCGCGTCGGCGGCCCTGGCGCTGACCGTGGTGCCGGGCTCGCTGGGCGGGCACAACTTCTGGAACGAGAACGACCCGCAGCGCAAGGCCGACGAGCGGCGCGCGTTCGTGACCGACATCAGCCTGATCGGCGGGCTGATCATCGCTGCCGTGGACACCGAGGGCAAGCCGTCGCTGGGCTGGCGGGGACGGCGCGCCGCGCGCAAGGTCTCCGAGGCCGTCACGGCCGCCCTGCCGGTCGGCGCCGCCGCCGGCGGTTCGTTGGCCGACAGCGAGTTCGCCGAGAAAGTGGGCCACGGCCTGCAGGTCGGCGCCGAACGCGGCCGCGAACTGGCGCACATCGCCCGGGAGCGCGGCGGCGAGTTCGCCGAGGTGGCGAGCGAGCGCGGCGGGAAGCTCGCCGAGCTCGCCCGGGAACGCGGCGGGGAATTCGCCGAGCTCGCCCGCGAACGCGGTGGCGAGCTGGCGGTCGTCGCGCGTCAGCGCGGCGAGGAGTTCGCCGACGTGGCCCGCGACCGCGCCCCCGAGTTGGCCGACGCCGCCCGCGAGCGCGCCCTGAAGTCGGCCGAACTGGCCCGCGCGCGGGCCGCGGAGCTGGCCGACACCGTCGGCTCGGAGGCCAAGAAGGGCCGCAAGCGCTGGAGCTGA
- a CDS encoding primary-amine oxidase: MSEVHTHPLDPLGDEEFRAVAAILRREHGVQPAGSGPQRGWRFASIESLEPTKAELAAFEAGGPRPARRATVVCFDRSANATYKSVVSLTDGQVESFEHIPGVQANFTVDEFAECDRLLRTHPDVLAALHGRGVTDIDLVFFDTWTYGDAVAPPEYRDRRIGWSDSWVKAAPGANPYARLLSGLHCVIDLNAMELLRVEDVGPFAADGDATPPEVMGEYVPRHIPERVLSRGRREPLKPLQITQPEGPSFTVDGNLVTWQNWSLRVGFNHREGMTLHSVRYRDGDRDRSIAHRMSFAEMVVPYRDPSPDHYRRTAFDIGEWGLGFMTTSLELGCDCLGEIRYLDAVLHDSAGEPYTIANAICLHEEDNAVLWKHVDHDIGAEVRRMRRLTLSFHVTVANYEYLVYWRLYQDGNIECEVRATGIMVTTPLPPGAPNPNGTIVDERTYAPFHQHFLVARLDMDIDGPDNTVVMSESYAEPIGPDNPHGLSLVTRNTALRSEAEARQDVNFATQRAWKVVNPNVVTGIGAHPAYKLVPTGAIPPMFDPGSPVLQRAGVIAHTLWVTPNHPDERWPAGEFVNQSVRDTGLTRWTAADRPIENTDVVLWYVFGIHHITRPEDWPVMPVDVVSFWLKPFGFFDRNPALDVVGTPPDACHTSATSAHH; the protein is encoded by the coding sequence GTGTCCGAGGTCCACACCCACCCGCTCGACCCGCTCGGCGACGAGGAGTTCCGCGCCGTCGCGGCGATCCTGCGCCGCGAACACGGTGTGCAGCCGGCCGGCTCCGGCCCGCAGCGCGGCTGGCGCTTCGCGTCGATCGAATCCCTCGAGCCGACGAAGGCCGAGCTGGCGGCCTTCGAGGCGGGCGGCCCGAGACCGGCGCGCCGCGCCACCGTCGTGTGTTTCGACCGCAGCGCCAACGCCACCTACAAGAGCGTGGTGTCGCTGACCGACGGCCAGGTCGAGTCCTTCGAGCACATCCCGGGTGTGCAGGCGAACTTCACCGTCGACGAGTTCGCCGAATGCGACCGCCTGCTGCGCACGCATCCCGACGTCCTCGCCGCGTTGCACGGCCGCGGCGTCACCGACATCGACCTGGTGTTCTTCGATACCTGGACCTACGGCGACGCGGTCGCCCCGCCGGAGTACCGCGACCGCCGGATCGGGTGGTCGGACAGCTGGGTCAAGGCCGCCCCGGGAGCCAATCCGTACGCGCGGCTGCTGAGCGGGCTGCACTGCGTGATCGACCTGAACGCGATGGAACTGCTGCGCGTCGAGGACGTCGGACCGTTCGCGGCCGACGGTGACGCGACACCGCCGGAGGTGATGGGGGAGTACGTCCCACGCCACATCCCGGAGCGGGTGCTTTCCCGCGGCCGCCGCGAGCCGCTCAAGCCGCTGCAGATCACCCAGCCGGAGGGGCCGTCGTTCACGGTCGACGGCAACCTCGTGACGTGGCAGAACTGGTCGCTGCGTGTGGGTTTCAACCACCGTGAGGGCATGACGCTGCACAGCGTGCGCTATCGCGACGGCGACCGCGACCGGTCGATCGCGCACCGGATGTCGTTCGCCGAGATGGTGGTGCCCTACCGGGACCCGTCACCGGACCACTACCGCCGCACCGCCTTCGACATCGGCGAGTGGGGCCTGGGTTTCATGACCACGTCGCTGGAGTTGGGCTGCGACTGCCTCGGCGAGATCCGTTATCTCGACGCGGTTCTGCACGACAGCGCGGGTGAGCCCTACACGATCGCCAACGCGATCTGTCTGCACGAGGAGGACAACGCCGTGCTGTGGAAGCACGTCGACCACGACATCGGCGCCGAGGTGCGCCGGATGCGGCGGTTGACGCTGTCCTTCCACGTCACCGTCGCCAACTACGAGTACCTGGTGTACTGGCGGCTCTATCAGGACGGCAACATCGAGTGCGAGGTGCGGGCCACCGGCATCATGGTGACCACGCCGTTGCCACCCGGGGCGCCCAACCCGAACGGCACGATCGTCGACGAACGCACGTATGCGCCGTTCCACCAACACTTCCTGGTGGCCCGCCTCGACATGGACATCGACGGCCCCGACAACACGGTGGTCATGTCGGAGTCCTACGCCGAGCCGATCGGACCCGACAATCCGCACGGCCTGTCGCTCGTCACCCGCAACACCGCGTTGCGCAGCGAGGCCGAGGCCCGCCAGGACGTCAACTTCGCCACCCAGCGCGCGTGGAAGGTGGTCAACCCCAACGTGGTCACCGGCATCGGCGCGCATCCGGCCTACAAGCTGGTGCCCACCGGGGCCATCCCGCCGATGTTCGACCCCGGCTCACCCGTGCTGCAACGTGCCGGCGTGATCGCCCACACGCTGTGGGTCACCCCGAATCATCCCGACGAGCGTTGGCCCGCAGGTGAATTCGTCAACCAGTCAGTGCGCGACACCGGGCTCACCCGGTGGACGGCCGCCGATCGGCCGATCGAGAACACCGACGTGGTGCTGTGGTATGTGTTCGGGATCCACCACATCACCCGGCCCGAGGACTGGCCGGTGATGCCCGTCGACGTGGTGTCGTTCTGGCTCAAGCCTTTCGGGTTCTTCGACCGCAACCCCGCCCTGGACGTGGTCGGAACGCCGCCCGACGCCTGCCACACCTCGGCCACCAGCGCGCACCACTGA
- a CDS encoding SCO6745 family protein, whose amino-acid sequence MDRHPLRPASLARRLFDRIEPVHAVTYFAQEARAALDGLGYRGFWMGYFAARSAPLGPVPAEVVTALFYNFAPERVAKALPAAWEIAPPADALRAREQSAVAALRRSGVTEAAAAGAADLAARAAVGADVSGRALYAANRALPWPSDPVARLWHAATLLREHRGDGHVAVLAAEGLSGRECNVLHAAAGRVPEEMIKRSRDYDDAQWALHTDALRRRGLLGADGALTDAGRTLKQHIEDTTDALALPALDVLDDHEVEALFRAVTPITRTVIAAGDVPAGTPMGLRRDDLDDDSAHLG is encoded by the coding sequence GTGGACAGACACCCGCTCCGGCCCGCCTCGCTGGCCCGTCGGCTCTTCGACCGGATCGAACCCGTGCACGCCGTCACCTATTTCGCCCAGGAGGCCCGGGCCGCGCTCGACGGCCTCGGTTACCGCGGCTTCTGGATGGGGTATTTCGCCGCCCGGTCCGCACCCCTGGGGCCGGTACCCGCCGAGGTGGTGACCGCGCTGTTCTACAACTTCGCCCCGGAGCGGGTGGCCAAGGCGCTGCCCGCAGCCTGGGAGATCGCCCCGCCGGCCGACGCGCTGCGCGCCCGCGAGCAGTCCGCCGTGGCGGCGCTGCGCCGGTCAGGTGTCACCGAGGCCGCGGCCGCCGGGGCCGCCGACCTGGCCGCCCGCGCCGCCGTCGGGGCCGACGTCAGCGGACGGGCGCTCTACGCCGCCAACCGCGCACTACCGTGGCCGAGCGACCCGGTGGCCCGGCTGTGGCACGCGGCGACGCTGCTGCGCGAGCACCGCGGCGACGGTCACGTCGCCGTGCTGGCCGCCGAGGGACTCTCGGGCCGGGAGTGCAACGTGCTGCACGCGGCCGCCGGCCGGGTGCCCGAGGAGATGATCAAACGCAGCCGCGATTACGACGACGCGCAGTGGGCCCTGCACACCGATGCGCTGCGGCGGCGCGGGCTGCTCGGCGCCGACGGCGCCCTCACCGATGCGGGCCGCACCCTCAAGCAGCACATCGAGGACACCACCGACGCGCTGGCTCTGCCGGCGCTCGATGTCCTCGACGACCACGAGGTGGAGGCGCTGTTCCGCGCGGTGACCCCGATCACCCGCACGGTGATCGCGGCGGGCGACGTCCCGGCGGGGACACCGATGGGGCTGCGCCGCGACGACCTCGACGACGACAGCGCGCATCTGGGGTGA
- a CDS encoding gluconokinase: protein MASPIVVMGVSGSGKSTVGAALAQRLRVPFADADDFHPAANIAKMTAGHALDDDDRYPWLEIIGDWLAQRCDTGGVMSCSALKRSYREQLRRHCPEVQFLHLSGTPEVISRRQASRPGHFMPASLLASQFTTLEPLGADESGTTIDVDQSIDTIIDTYCANTGITTEQEKK, encoded by the coding sequence GTGGCGTCACCCATCGTGGTCATGGGCGTATCGGGCTCGGGGAAATCGACCGTCGGCGCCGCGCTGGCGCAGCGTCTGCGGGTGCCGTTCGCCGATGCCGACGACTTCCATCCGGCCGCCAACATCGCCAAGATGACGGCCGGCCACGCCCTCGACGACGACGACCGCTACCCGTGGCTCGAGATCATCGGTGACTGGCTGGCGCAGCGGTGCGACACCGGCGGCGTGATGAGCTGCTCTGCGCTCAAACGCAGCTACCGCGAGCAGTTGCGGCGGCACTGTCCCGAAGTGCAGTTCCTGCATCTCAGCGGTACCCCGGAGGTCATCAGCCGACGGCAGGCCAGCCGGCCGGGCCACTTCATGCCTGCGTCGCTGCTGGCCTCGCAGTTCACCACCCTCGAGCCCCTCGGCGCCGACGAGAGCGGCACCACCATCGACGTCGACCAGAGCATCGACACGATCATCGACACCTATTGCGCCAACACCGGGATCACCACCGAACAGGAGAAGAAATGA